The Lycium barbarum isolate Lr01 chromosome 9, ASM1917538v2, whole genome shotgun sequence genome has a segment encoding these proteins:
- the LOC132610219 gene encoding uncharacterized protein LOC132610219 isoform X2, with protein MNRLSVARRIVSNIHGFRSVQRTLCSNAGVIVPDLEPLNQPELAYDMPQYDIAIVGGGMVGMALACSLATMPLTKQLSVAIIDSNPALVNNFHIKKEDPPGPRVSTVTPATISFFKDMGAWEFVQQHRHAYFDKMQVWDYTGLGYTRYNARDVDADVLGCVVENKVLHKSLLSCIQNKDFQKTIYSSRLSSVTFPAKSSMTSSSGTSSSASGSSARLELDNGNSMYAKLVVGADGSKSSVRELAKIQTTGWKYSQSAIICTVEHAVENFCAWQRFLPNGPIALLPIGEKFSNIVWSMDPKESVDRNSMSEDDFVKAVNDALDGGYGPHPQSRSFEGGSLFSWLKADNTSSTHEGFEVPPKVIKLASQRLAFPLSLMHANSYASKRLVLIGDAAHTVHPLAGQGVNMGFADALSLSKVIAEGVAVGSDIGEVTLLKKYESERKAANITMMAILDGFQKAYSIDFMPINVLRALAFNGAQYISPLKKKIISYASGDKLLPLFT; from the exons ATGAACAG GCTTTCTGTTGCCAGAAGAATTGTGTCGAACATTCATGGATTCAGATCTGTGCAGAGGACTTTATGCAGTAATGCAGGCGTTATAGTTCCTGATCTG GAGCCTTTGAACCAGCCAGAGTTGGCATATGACATGCCCCAATATGATATTGCTATTGTTGGAGGTGGTATGGTTGGGATGGCTCTAGCGTGCTCCTTAG CAACTATGCCATTGACAAAGCAACTAAGTGTTGCCATCATTGACAGTAATCCTGCTTTGGTGAATAACTTTCACATAAAGAAAGAGGACCCCCCAGGTCCACGGGTCAGTACGGTCACACCTGcaaccatttctttcttcaaag ATATGGGTGCATGGGAATTTGTTCAGCAGCACCGTCATGCTTACTTCGATAAAATGCAG GTCTGGGATTATACTGGTCTGGGCTATACAAGGTACAATGCAAGAGATGTTGATGCAGATGTTCTCGG GTGTGTGGTGGAGAATAAGGTGCTACACAAATCCCTGTTATCATGCATACAG AATAAGGATTTTCAGAAGACAATATACTCGTCCAGGTTAAGTTCAGTAACCTTTCCTGCAAAGTCTTCAATGACCAGCTCCAGTGGCACATCATCATCTGCTAGTGGAAGTTCAGCAAGGTTGGAACTGGATAATGGTAACAGCATGTATGCGAAGTTAGTG GTTGGAGCTGATGGGTCAAAATCAAGTGTTAGGGAGCTGGCAAAAATACAAACAACTGGATGGAAGTACTCGCAGAGCGCAATCATCTGTACAGTAGAACATGCTGTAGAGAACTTCTGTGCTTGGCAAAGATTTCTTCCTAATGGTCCAATTGCACTTTTACCCATTGGTGAAAAGTTCAGTAACATTGTTTGGTCAATGGACCCCAAGGAATCTGTTGACCGGAATTCGATGTCAGAGGATGACTTTGTAAAAGCAGTGAATGATGCACTGGACGGTGGATATGGTCCTCATCCACAATCCAGATCATTTGAGGGTGGAAGTCTATTTTCTTGGCTCAAAGCTGACAACACATCATCAACACATGAGGGCTTTGAAGTTCCACCGAAAGTTATTAAACTAGCTTCTCAGAGATTGGCCTTCCCTTTGTCTTTAATGCATGCTAATAGCTATGCATCAAAACGTCTAGTTCTTATTGGTGATGCAGCACATACAGTTCATCCGCTGGCTGGCCAAGGAGTTAATATGGGATTCGCAGATGCGCTCTCTCTTTCTAAAGTCATTGCTGAAGGTGTTGCAGTTGGATCTGACATTGGGGAG GTAACTCTTCTGAAGAAATATGAATCAGAGAGGAAAGCTGCAAACATCACAATGATGGCAATCCTAGATGGTTTTCAGAAGGCATATTCTATTGACTTCATGCCAATAAATGTTCTCAGGGCTCTTGCATTCAATGGGGCACAATATATCTCTCCACTTAAAAAGAAGATCATCTCATATGCTTCGGGCGACAAGTTGCTTCCTCTTTTCACATGA
- the LOC132610219 gene encoding uncharacterized protein LOC132610219 isoform X1, with amino-acid sequence MNRLSVARRIVSNIHGFRSVQRTLCSNAGVIVPDLVSEKEPLNQPELAYDMPQYDIAIVGGGMVGMALACSLATMPLTKQLSVAIIDSNPALVNNFHIKKEDPPGPRVSTVTPATISFFKDMGAWEFVQQHRHAYFDKMQVWDYTGLGYTRYNARDVDADVLGCVVENKVLHKSLLSCIQNKDFQKTIYSSRLSSVTFPAKSSMTSSSGTSSSASGSSARLELDNGNSMYAKLVVGADGSKSSVRELAKIQTTGWKYSQSAIICTVEHAVENFCAWQRFLPNGPIALLPIGEKFSNIVWSMDPKESVDRNSMSEDDFVKAVNDALDGGYGPHPQSRSFEGGSLFSWLKADNTSSTHEGFEVPPKVIKLASQRLAFPLSLMHANSYASKRLVLIGDAAHTVHPLAGQGVNMGFADALSLSKVIAEGVAVGSDIGEVTLLKKYESERKAANITMMAILDGFQKAYSIDFMPINVLRALAFNGAQYISPLKKKIISYASGDKLLPLFT; translated from the exons ATGAACAG GCTTTCTGTTGCCAGAAGAATTGTGTCGAACATTCATGGATTCAGATCTGTGCAGAGGACTTTATGCAGTAATGCAGGCGTTATAGTTCCTGATCTGGTCAGTGAAAAG GAGCCTTTGAACCAGCCAGAGTTGGCATATGACATGCCCCAATATGATATTGCTATTGTTGGAGGTGGTATGGTTGGGATGGCTCTAGCGTGCTCCTTAG CAACTATGCCATTGACAAAGCAACTAAGTGTTGCCATCATTGACAGTAATCCTGCTTTGGTGAATAACTTTCACATAAAGAAAGAGGACCCCCCAGGTCCACGGGTCAGTACGGTCACACCTGcaaccatttctttcttcaaag ATATGGGTGCATGGGAATTTGTTCAGCAGCACCGTCATGCTTACTTCGATAAAATGCAG GTCTGGGATTATACTGGTCTGGGCTATACAAGGTACAATGCAAGAGATGTTGATGCAGATGTTCTCGG GTGTGTGGTGGAGAATAAGGTGCTACACAAATCCCTGTTATCATGCATACAG AATAAGGATTTTCAGAAGACAATATACTCGTCCAGGTTAAGTTCAGTAACCTTTCCTGCAAAGTCTTCAATGACCAGCTCCAGTGGCACATCATCATCTGCTAGTGGAAGTTCAGCAAGGTTGGAACTGGATAATGGTAACAGCATGTATGCGAAGTTAGTG GTTGGAGCTGATGGGTCAAAATCAAGTGTTAGGGAGCTGGCAAAAATACAAACAACTGGATGGAAGTACTCGCAGAGCGCAATCATCTGTACAGTAGAACATGCTGTAGAGAACTTCTGTGCTTGGCAAAGATTTCTTCCTAATGGTCCAATTGCACTTTTACCCATTGGTGAAAAGTTCAGTAACATTGTTTGGTCAATGGACCCCAAGGAATCTGTTGACCGGAATTCGATGTCAGAGGATGACTTTGTAAAAGCAGTGAATGATGCACTGGACGGTGGATATGGTCCTCATCCACAATCCAGATCATTTGAGGGTGGAAGTCTATTTTCTTGGCTCAAAGCTGACAACACATCATCAACACATGAGGGCTTTGAAGTTCCACCGAAAGTTATTAAACTAGCTTCTCAGAGATTGGCCTTCCCTTTGTCTTTAATGCATGCTAATAGCTATGCATCAAAACGTCTAGTTCTTATTGGTGATGCAGCACATACAGTTCATCCGCTGGCTGGCCAAGGAGTTAATATGGGATTCGCAGATGCGCTCTCTCTTTCTAAAGTCATTGCTGAAGGTGTTGCAGTTGGATCTGACATTGGGGAG GTAACTCTTCTGAAGAAATATGAATCAGAGAGGAAAGCTGCAAACATCACAATGATGGCAATCCTAGATGGTTTTCAGAAGGCATATTCTATTGACTTCATGCCAATAAATGTTCTCAGGGCTCTTGCATTCAATGGGGCACAATATATCTCTCCACTTAAAAAGAAGATCATCTCATATGCTTCGGGCGACAAGTTGCTTCCTCTTTTCACATGA
- the LOC132610219 gene encoding uncharacterized protein LOC132610219 isoform X3, protein MPQYDIAIVGGGMVGMALACSLATMPLTKQLSVAIIDSNPALVNNFHIKKEDPPGPRVSTVTPATISFFKDMGAWEFVQQHRHAYFDKMQVWDYTGLGYTRYNARDVDADVLGCVVENKVLHKSLLSCIQNKDFQKTIYSSRLSSVTFPAKSSMTSSSGTSSSASGSSARLELDNGNSMYAKLVVGADGSKSSVRELAKIQTTGWKYSQSAIICTVEHAVENFCAWQRFLPNGPIALLPIGEKFSNIVWSMDPKESVDRNSMSEDDFVKAVNDALDGGYGPHPQSRSFEGGSLFSWLKADNTSSTHEGFEVPPKVIKLASQRLAFPLSLMHANSYASKRLVLIGDAAHTVHPLAGQGVNMGFADALSLSKVIAEGVAVGSDIGEVTLLKKYESERKAANITMMAILDGFQKAYSIDFMPINVLRALAFNGAQYISPLKKKIISYASGDKLLPLFT, encoded by the exons ATGCCCCAATATGATATTGCTATTGTTGGAGGTGGTATGGTTGGGATGGCTCTAGCGTGCTCCTTAG CAACTATGCCATTGACAAAGCAACTAAGTGTTGCCATCATTGACAGTAATCCTGCTTTGGTGAATAACTTTCACATAAAGAAAGAGGACCCCCCAGGTCCACGGGTCAGTACGGTCACACCTGcaaccatttctttcttcaaag ATATGGGTGCATGGGAATTTGTTCAGCAGCACCGTCATGCTTACTTCGATAAAATGCAG GTCTGGGATTATACTGGTCTGGGCTATACAAGGTACAATGCAAGAGATGTTGATGCAGATGTTCTCGG GTGTGTGGTGGAGAATAAGGTGCTACACAAATCCCTGTTATCATGCATACAG AATAAGGATTTTCAGAAGACAATATACTCGTCCAGGTTAAGTTCAGTAACCTTTCCTGCAAAGTCTTCAATGACCAGCTCCAGTGGCACATCATCATCTGCTAGTGGAAGTTCAGCAAGGTTGGAACTGGATAATGGTAACAGCATGTATGCGAAGTTAGTG GTTGGAGCTGATGGGTCAAAATCAAGTGTTAGGGAGCTGGCAAAAATACAAACAACTGGATGGAAGTACTCGCAGAGCGCAATCATCTGTACAGTAGAACATGCTGTAGAGAACTTCTGTGCTTGGCAAAGATTTCTTCCTAATGGTCCAATTGCACTTTTACCCATTGGTGAAAAGTTCAGTAACATTGTTTGGTCAATGGACCCCAAGGAATCTGTTGACCGGAATTCGATGTCAGAGGATGACTTTGTAAAAGCAGTGAATGATGCACTGGACGGTGGATATGGTCCTCATCCACAATCCAGATCATTTGAGGGTGGAAGTCTATTTTCTTGGCTCAAAGCTGACAACACATCATCAACACATGAGGGCTTTGAAGTTCCACCGAAAGTTATTAAACTAGCTTCTCAGAGATTGGCCTTCCCTTTGTCTTTAATGCATGCTAATAGCTATGCATCAAAACGTCTAGTTCTTATTGGTGATGCAGCACATACAGTTCATCCGCTGGCTGGCCAAGGAGTTAATATGGGATTCGCAGATGCGCTCTCTCTTTCTAAAGTCATTGCTGAAGGTGTTGCAGTTGGATCTGACATTGGGGAG GTAACTCTTCTGAAGAAATATGAATCAGAGAGGAAAGCTGCAAACATCACAATGATGGCAATCCTAGATGGTTTTCAGAAGGCATATTCTATTGACTTCATGCCAATAAATGTTCTCAGGGCTCTTGCATTCAATGGGGCACAATATATCTCTCCACTTAAAAAGAAGATCATCTCATATGCTTCGGGCGACAAGTTGCTTCCTCTTTTCACATGA